TGGATGCGCGACAACCTGCTGGCGAACACGCCCTATGATCAAATCGTGCGGCAGATCCTCGCTTCCACAGGCACGATTGTATCCAATCCGCCAGTGGCCTGGTACAAGCGGGTGAAGGAGGCGACCACCCAGGTGGAGGATGTGGCGCAGCTTTTCCTGGGCGTGCGCATGAACTGTGCGCAGTGCCATCATCATCCGTTTGAGCGCTGGACGCAGGGCGAGTATTTTCACCTGGCGGCATTCTTCAGCCAGATCGGGCGCAAGCCCACCACGGTGGCGGGGGAAGACCTCATCTTCCACAAGCGCGGCGTCGCCCAGACGGAGCACCGCAAAACGGGGGAGATGCTAAAGCCTGCAGGCCTGGGAGATGCGCCGATGGACATCGCGCCGGATGATGATCCCCGCCTGGCGCTGGTGGACTGGATGGCGAAGAAGGAGAACCCTTTCTTTGCCAAGGCGCTGGTGAACCGATATTGGAAACACTTTTTCAAGCGCGGTCTGATCGAGCCGGAGGATGATCTGCGGGATACCAATCCGCCGACGAATCCAGAATTGCTCGATGCATTGGCGAAGCACTTTTTGGAAAGCGAGTTTGATTTGAAGTCGCTGGTCCGTGTCATCACTCAAAGTTATGCCTATCAGCTCAGCGCGATGCCCAATGAGCACAACGTGGTGGACCAGCAGGCCTACTCCCACTACTACCCGAAACGCATGACGGCGGAGGTGCTGCTGGACAGCATTGACGCGGTGGCAGGGACCAAGACGGACTTCGCGGATCTGCCGCCGGGCACGCGGGCCATCTCGCTGCCGGACAACAGCTACACCAAGGCGTCACCGTTTTTAAAGGTGTTTGGCCGTCCGGACAACACCAGCGTATGTGAGTGTGAACGTGTGCAGTCGGCCAGCCTCGCCCAGAGCTTGCACTTGATGAACGCCCCGGATATCAAGGAGAAGCTGACGGCCAAAACAGGCCGGGCCGTGCTGCTTTCCAAAGCGGAAACCTCGGAGCCAAAACGCATCCGCGAGATTTACCTGGCGGCCTTTTCCCGTGAGCCGTCTGCGGAGGAGCTGAAGATCGCGGGGGCCTATCTGGCCAGGCCGCGCACCGATGCGGAGGGCAAGGTGCTGGATTCACAAACAGCCAGCCGCAACGGTTATGAAGACCTGCTGTGGGCGCTGATGAACACCAAGGAATTTCTATTTAACCATTAAGATGATGCACTCAAAGTTTTCACTCGCACTCGCTGCCGGAGTTTTGTTCTCCACGGTCAGTTTCGCGCAACAGGTGACCCTGCCTTTGCCGCGCCTGCTGACGGTCATGCCCATGGGGGGACAGGCGGGGCAGGAGGTGGAGGTCAAAATTACCGGCCAGAACCTCGAGGACGTTTCCGCCTTGCTGTTTTCCAGCCCCAAGATCACCGCCAGTCCCGCAGCAGGTAAGCCGGACACCTTTGTGGTGAAGATCGCCGAGGACGCGCAGGTGGATGTTTATGATGTGCGGGTGATGTCCCGCCTGGGCATTTCTTCGTCACGGGCTTTCTCCGTGAGCAAGCTGACGGAGACGGTCCGCAGCAAGCCTAACAACACGTTAGAAACGGCGATGCCGATGAGCCTGGGCTCCATCTGCAACGCAACGATGACGAAGCGGGCGGTAGATTATTATTCCTTTCAGGGGGTGAAGGGCCAGCCGGTGGCCGTGGAGTGCGCGGCGACGGGCATTGACTCGCAATTGACGCCCGTGCTGGTCATCGCCGATGCAAAAGGGGCCGATCTCAAGGTGAACCGGACGGGCGGGATGATTGACTTCACGCCGACAGAAGACGGAACTTACATCATCAAGGTGAACGATCTCACCTACCAGGGCGGCGAACGCCACTTTTACCGCCTGGCCTTGCAAAAGGGACCTGCCCAGCCACATCCCCAGACACAAATGGTGAGTGCGATGTCCTGGCCTCCGGTGGGGCTGGCTTCCACGGCGGCCACGGCTGAAGCCGAGCCTAACAACAAGGATGCGCAGAAGATCACTCTGCCCTGTGATATCTCCGGCTACTTCTTCCCGGCGGCGGATGTGGACACCTTTGAGTTCACCGCCAAAAAAGGCGAGACCTGGTGGGTGGAAGTGGGCAGTGAGCGCCTCGGTTTAAACACAGATCCTTTCGTGCTTGTGCAGCAGGTGAAGGACGGCAAGCTCAGTGATGTGGCGGAGTTTTATGACATGCCACCGCCGATGAAAGTCACCAGCAATGGTTACTCCTACGACGGCCCTCCCTATGATGCCGGCTCGCCGGATGTGCTGGGCAAATTTGAGGTCAAGGAGGACGGCACCTACCGTCTGCAAGTGCGGGACCTCTTTGGCGGCACGCGCAATGATCCGCAGAATGTTTACCGGCTGATCGTGCGCCAGGCTGCGCCGGATTTTTCCCTTGCGGCCTGGGCAGTTCACATGACGCTCCGCAACGGTGACCGCGCGGCCTTGTCCAAGCCTGCGGCTTTGCGGCAGGGGGATGCGCGCGCCTTTGAAGTCGTCGTGCAGCGTCGCGACGGTTTCGATGGCGACATTGACATCCACATGGAGGACCTTCCCCAAGGGGTGAAAGCCGCAGGCCTCAAGATCGCCAAGGGTAAAACCTATGGACATCTCATCATCTACGCGGACGAGGATGCACCTCGCGGATTCTCCCTGGCCAGGCTCATGGGCAAGGCGGTGATTGACGGCAAGGAAGTCACAAGGCCGGTCCGTGTGGCCAGCATGGAATGGCCTGTGATCAATGCCAAGGCGGAGATCCCGGCCCCACGTCTGATGTGCGATCTGCCGGTGTCCGTCACCGATTCTGAACAGGCACCCGTGACCATCGCCACGGCCGAGCAAAAGGTGTTTGAAGCCAAGGTGGGCGAGGTGCTGACGGTTCCCCTGAAGCTGACCTGGCGGAATGATTTCAACGGCACCTCCATCAAAATAAAAGCCTATGGAGAGGGTTTCAGTGCTTTGAAGGATGTCGAGATCCCCATCAAAGCGGCGACGCATGATCTCAAGCTGGACCTGGCGGCGATGAAGATTGCCCCTGGGGAATACACCTTCGTTTTGCAGAGCCTGGGCATCTGCAAATACCGCTACAATCCCGGTGCGGTGCCCCTGGCCGAGGCTGAGCAGAAGAAGGCCGCCGATGCACTGGCTGCAGCCGCGGCGGAAGCCAAAGCCCTGGCTGCGACGGATGTGGAAGCCGCGAAAAAGGCCGCTGAAAAACAAAAGCAGGCGGAAGCCGCAATGACCGCCGCCACCCGCAAGATGACCTCCGTTTCCAAATCCGCGAATCCGGCGGATACGGTGGAGATCATCATCTCCCAACCGATCCACGTGAGTGTGAAACCGGGAACCCCCACCACCGCTGGCAAGTGATGAAACCTAGCGCCCTCATTGCCCTCCTTTGCAGCACGAGTGCCGTCCAGTCGGCTGACCTCGAATTCTACCAGGATGTGTATCCCTTTCTGAAGACGAACTGCATCTCCTGCCACAACAAGACGACCGCAAAAGCGGGCCTCAACATGGAGACGCCGGAGCTCATGATCAAAGGCGGCGACTCCGGGCCGTCCCTCATTCCGGGCAAGAGTGAAGAGAGCCTCATCGTGCTGGCTTCCACGCATAAGAAGGAGATGGAGATGCCGCCGGTTAACAACAAGTCTGGCGCGGAAAATCTGAGCCCGGAAGAGATCGCGATCCTGAAGCAGTGGGTGGATGAAGGTGCCAAAAGCTCCGTCCAGCAGGTGCGTGCGGTGATACTGAAAAACTTCTCCACCACGGTGGACCCGATCTACAGCGTGGCCGTGACCCAGGATGGCCGCTATGCAGCCTGCGGGCGGTCTAACAAAATCTATCTTTATGACCTGGCCACGCGCCAGCTTGCAGGACAGGTGAGCGACCCGGCGGAAAAGGACGGCGCGGCGCATCGTGCATTGGTGCAGTCATTGGCCTTCAGCCCGGACGGCACACGGCTGGCCAGCGGCAGTTTTCAAGAGGTCAAAATCTGGAAACTGGATCTGACGCCTTCTGTATCTTCGTCGGGCGAAGCCGCTTTCACGTCAACTCCTGCGGGCGATGCAGTTCTCAAAAAAATCACCACCACAGGCAAGGTATCCGTTTTGACCAGCGCCCTCTCTGCGGATGGCAAGCAAGTGGTCACCGGCTGTGCAGATGGCACCGTGCGGGTGTGGGACGCTGCCACGGCCAAGCCCCTGATGGAACTGCGAGGCACGATAGAATCAGTCAAGAAGACAGCGGAGCTGGATCGCATCATCGCCGCCCAGACCCTGGAGCAGACCTTTTATAAAAGCGAACTCACCCGCTATGCCGCGCAAGACAAAGCGCTGGATGTGCTGCTGGGGAAAGCCAAAGAGGCCATCGTGACCATGGGCAAAGTCCTGCCGGAAAAGAAGAAAGCGGTCCCGCCAACCACAGAGGCCAAGATCGCTGCCCAGAAAAAGGTGGATGAACTGAGCGCTCAATTTGCCAAGGCCAAAGACGCGGCGCTGGAGAAAGAACTGAAGGCTGAACAGGACAAACTCATCACGGCCACCACGGCTGAGATGTCCGCCCTGGCAGCGGTCTCGGCGGCGGAGAATAACATCAAGGATGCCGAAGATGATGTGAAGCGCATCACAGCTTCCAAAGCTGATAACGCCAAAAGCGTGGCCTCAGCGAATGCAGCGATAGCCGCCGCCAAAGCCACTCAGGACAAGGCCACGGCTGACGTGACCACTTTAAAACTGGCGATGACAAAAGTTGCCTCAAAGCCTGTTGCGGTCGGCTTTTCCGCCGATGGGCATCGCGTGGCCTCTTTGTTTGAAGACGGGGCCATGCGTGTCTGGGCGACTGCCAGCGGCACCCCGATTGAAGAGAGCCGCAACCCTGCCAGCACAACGACCACGCTCGCGGCCACCGCCGATGGCAGCTTTGTCGCAACAACAGCTTCCACCCTGAGAGTCGGCAGCCCTCCGCGCTGGACCTTGGAGAAAAAGATCGCTCCCAAAGGCCTCTTCGCTGACCGCCTGAATGCCGTGACTTTCAGCCCGGATGGCAAGACGCTCGCCACCGGCGGCGGCCAGCCCTCCCGCTCGGGCGACATCATCCTGCTGGATGTGGCCACAGGCAAAGCCACGAAGACCTGGAATGAAGTACACAGTGACAGCGTGCTGTGCCTGGATTTCTCCCCGGACGGCAAGCTCCTGGCCTCGGGTGCGGCGGACAAGATCGCCCGCGTCATGGAAGTCACCTCAGGCAAGCAGGTTAATCTTTTGGAAGGCCATACCCACTATGTCACGGGCATCGCCTTCCGCAGCGATGGCCGCGTGCTGGCGACTGCGGGAGCGGAGGGTAGCGTGGTGACCTGGAACATGCTCATGGGCGAGCGGAAAAAGAAAATCGAAGGCTGGTCAAATGAGGTCACTTCCTTGGAGTTCATCGGCGCCACGAATCAGATCGTCACCAGCGCAGGTGACAACCGCATCCGCATCGTCACGGATGAAGGCGCCGAAGTGCGCTCCATGGCCAATCTGCCAGACTTTATGCAGTCCGTGGCCAGCTCTCCCAATGGCAGTGTCATCATTGGCGGCGGCGAGGACAGCCAGCTTCGCCTGTGGGATGCGGCGGGCAAGGAATTGGCCGCCTTTGGCGAAAAGCCGTCTCCGCCCGGAACCCGATAAACCTTTTCTTTTCAACCCGTACTCTTTCCCATGTCTTCCATCATCCCGCCACCTTCGATCATGCGATGCGCAGGTCCCATGTCACGCCGCGGCTTCATGCAGTTCGGCCTGACAGGCATGGCCGCGCTGAGCTGGCCCGGATTGATGAAACTGCGTGCGGAAAATGCCGCGAAGCCAAAGTCTGAGCGCAAGTCCATCATCATGGTGTGGCTGCCGGGGGGCCTGTCTCACATTGACACTTACGATCCAAAGCCCGACGCGAGCAGCGAGTATCGCGGGCCGTTCAAGACCATTAGCACCAAGGTGCCCGGCACACGTTTCACCGAGCTGCTGCCGCTGAGCGCCCGCATCGCCGATAAGTTCACCGTCCTGCGCTCCATGCACCAGACCGCCGGCGGCCACCCGGCCGGCACCATGCAGATGTTTTCCGGCGACAAAGACACCCGCGACAAACCGAAACCCCGCCTGCCGGACTGGATGTCCGTGGCGCATTACCTGCGCGCCAAAGAAGGCGGGCGTTCCAATCCCCTGCCAAATTACATCGGTGTGCCGGCGGTCTCCCCGGAGTACTCCAGCCCGGCGTATCTGGGAGATGCGTTTGCCCCTTTTGCCGTCAGTGACGACCCGAACCGTCCTAACTTCCAGGTACCCAACATCGGCCTGGAAAACGAAGCCGAAGTCCGCCGCCTGAGCGACCGTATTGCCCTGCGCCGCAGTCTGGACCGCATGGAGCGTGTCTTTGACAAGGAAGGCGAGCTGGGCGCGCTGGATGAATTCGAAGCCCAGGCCGCCACCCTGCTGACCAATCCGCAAACCCGCGACGCCTTTGACCTGAGCAAGGAGGAGCCCGCCACCCGTGACCGTTATGGCCGCCATCGCTGGGGCCAGCAGCTCCTGCTCGCACGTCGCCTCGTGGAAGCCGGGGTGGAGATCGTGACCAGCAATTTAAACGGCCCTCTCTGTGGCCGCGTGAACAACTGGGATGACCATGCGGTGAACCAGCATCAGTTTGAAGCCCTGCGCTTCCGCATGCCCACCTATGACCAGTGCGTCTCCGCCCTGATCGAGGACATCTACGCCCGGGGCCTGGATAAAAAAGTGCTCGTCGTCGTCACCGGTGAATTTGGCCGCACGCCGAAGATCAGCTTCGACCGCAGCACCGGTGCCGGCAATGCCAGCGGCCCGACAGGAACGCTGCAACCCGGTCGTGACCACTGGCCGCGCGCTTTCTCCAACATCTGGGCCGGCGGCGGCATCCAGACCGGCGCGGTGATCGGCGCGACTGACAAGCGCGGCGAGGATGTCATCGAGCGGCCTTGCAGCGCCAGCGACTTCCTGGCCACCATCTATCATCACCTCGGCATCGATTATCAAAAAGTCACTATCGAGGACCTGAACGGCCGCCCCACCCACATCGTGGAAAACGGTCGCGCGATTGCCGAGCTGCTTTCATAGACCGGTTAATTCCCTCTCAGAATCACTTCCAGCCACCACTCTCTGCCCCAAGCATTGAGTTCTGGGCACTCCCGTCCCCCGCCCCATCCCCCTGCACTTTCCTCAGCCTTCGTTTGGCACCTCCCCGCAGTGTGGTAAACTCCCGGCCATATGGCCCTCCTCCGAGTTGAAAACCTGCAAGTCCACTTCCCCCTCCGCACCGGCTGGTTAGGCCGCCGGGAGGTCGTGAAGGCCGTGGATGGCGTCAGTTTCCAGGTGCAGGAGGGCAAGACCCTCGGCCTCGTCGGCGAAAGCGGCAGCGGCAAGTCCACCGTCTCCCGCGCCCTGCTGAAGCTCATCCAGCCCACCCACGGCACCGCCCACTACCGCGACCAGGAGATCTTCTCCCTGCCCGAGCCCGCTTTCCGCCCCCTGCGCAAAGAAATGCAGATGATCTTTCAGGACCCTATCGGCTCCCTGAATCCCCGGATGACCATCGAGTCCATCCTTGCGGAACCTCTCACCATCCACTTCAAGGACATGACCCGCCAGCAGCGCCGGGACGTCTCCGCCGCCCTCCTCCACCGCGTCGGCCTGCCCGTGGATTCCCTCCAGCGTTACCCGCACGAGTTCAGCGGCGGCCAGCGCCAGCGCATCGGCATCGCCCGCGCCCTCGCCGTCCAGCCCAAATTCCTCATCTGCGACGAGCCTGTCAGCGCCCTCGATGTCAGCGTCCAGGCCAGCGTCCTCAATCTCCTCAAAGACCTCCAGGACGAGTTCAAGCTCACCTACCTCTTCATCGCCCATGACCTCGCCGTCGTCCGCCACATGAGTGATGACATCATCGTCATGAACCGGGGCCAGATCGTCGAAAGCGGCCCTGCCGATGACCTTTGCGAGCGCCCCCAGCACGAATACACCCGCAAGCTCCTCGCCTCCATCCCCGGCTGAGCCTTCCGCCCCCTTCCCTCTCAGGCACTGCCACCCCGCCATGACCCCGCTTTTCAAAAAATTCCTCGGCATCAACTGGATCCTCATCCTTACCATGTTCGGCCTCCTCGCCTTCGGTGTGTATGCCATTTATAACGCCTCTTATTTCCGCGATGATTCCGGCGTCCTCAGCCTCCACACCAAGTGGAAGGACCAGATGCGCTGGGTCGGCCTCGGTGTCCCTTTCCTCCTCGCCGCCTCCCTCATTGATTACAAATGGATCCGCTGGGCCTGCATCCCCATGTACCTCGCCGGCATAGGCGGCCTCGTGTATCTGGAGCTTTACGGCATTGAGGTCAAAGGCAACAAAGCCTGGATCTTCATCGCCGGCCAGTCCATCCAGCCCTCCCAGTTTGCCATCATGGCCGGCATCGTCACCCTCGCTGTTGTTTTTGGGGAGCTCCCCCGCATCTGGCCGGTCTTCCGCCGCCCCTGGCTTCGCATCCTCGTCGCTGGTATCGTCGCCGGCGTCCCCGCCGCCATGGTCATCAAGGAAGACCTGGGCTCAGGCCTCGTCTGGGCACCCGTCTTCCTCTCCATGATGCTCGTCGGCAGCATCCCCTTCCGTTACCTCATCACGCTTGTCCTCAGCGCCCTCTGCGTCATCCCCATCCTCTACTTCTTCATCCTCAAACCCTACCAGCAGGCCCGTATTGACACCACCTGGTACATGATCACCAACCAGATGGACAAGGTGGACACCCGTGGCGACGGCTGGGTCCCCACCTATGTGCAGATGGCCGTTGCCTCCGCCGGATTTGAAGGCAAAGGCCCCCTCTCCGTCAAAGTCCCCGACCAGGCCAGCATCCACCGCCAGTTCTTCCCCCAAACAGAAGCCCACAGCGACTTCATCTTCGGCGTCATTTGTGAGGAATTCGGCTTCCGGGGTGCCCTCCTCCTCCTCTCCGGCATCGCCCTCCTCCTCATCCAGGGCATCTTCATGGCCTTTTATTCCCGCGACCAGGTGGGCCGCCTCCTCGTCGTCGGCGTCGTCACCATGTTCTTCGCCCACACCTTTCAGAATGCCGGCATGAACCTCGGCATGCTCCCCGTCATCGGCCTGCCCATGCCCTTCATCAGCTACGGCGGCACCTTCATGATTGTCACCCTCTTCCTCGTCGGCATGATGCAGAGCGTCTGGGTCCACCGCAACATCTCCCCCGTCCTCAAACGCAAAACCTCCTCCGGCCGCGAGATCCGCGACGACGACGATTGAGCCATGGAGCGCCGACGATCCGTCGCCATCAAAACACCAAGGATGAGAATGCTCCAAGCCCCTCCTGTACATCCTGCCAATCCTGTAATCCTGTCTAAAAATCCCCGCCTACCCCGCCCCCTCCCGCGCGTAATCCCACCCCCATGTCTATAGCCACCCGCCGCGGCGACCAGGGGGAGACCGACCTCCTCTTCGGCCAGCGCCTCCTCAAATCCCACCCCCGAGTCCACGCCCTTGGTGCCGTGGATGAGCTCAACGCCGCGCTCGGCCCCCTCCGCATCACCGCGTTGAAACCGGAAACCCGCGAAATCGTCGTCCGCGTCCAGCCCCTCCTCATCACCCTCATGGGGGAGCTCGCCACCCCGCCCGGCATGGAGGCCCGCTACGCCGCCACCCACACCCCTTTCACAGCTGACCACACCACCTGGCTGGATGAATGCGTCGCCACCCTGGAGGCCGGCGGTGCCCTCCAGTTCAAAGGCTGGGCCCTCCCTGGCGAGGCCGGCGTCCTCAGCGCCGCCCATGCCGACCTTGCCCGCACCGCCTGCCGCCGTGCCGAGCGCCACCTCGTAGACCTCACCTCCACCCCCCAGGAGCTCCCCAACCCCGAGCCCCTCCGCTTCCTCAACCGCCTCGCCGACGTCCTCTGGCTCCTCGCCCGCTGGGAGGAGAAATGATAAGAAGCGGGACTTGCCCCACGTCCCCCATCACCCATGCCCCGGCTTGCGCTTGTGGATGCAGATTGAATTCCCATCGGGATCGGCAACGAGCACCATGTGGCACACAGGGGATTCATAAGGACCAAAGTAGATGTTCACGTTGTTCTCACGCAGCCACTGCACGGACGCTTCAAAGTCCTCCACCTCCAGGGCCACGCCGCCACCGTCCTTGCTAGGCTTCCACATATCCCCACCGACGCATAGGGCCAGCACATGCGGCCCCACCTCATACTCCACCCAGTCCGGCTTTTCCGGATCCTCGCCAAACGTCGAAGCAATCTTCAGGTTCAGCACCTTTTCATAAAACGTGCGCGCCCGGTCCATGTCTGTGACGCTGTATCCGGTAAAAGCAAATTCAGTGACTTTGATCATGATGTCAGTGGAGTTTGGATGAGGTGTTCGACAGACCCGCAAAAGGCTGCCTCAAGGTTTTCGAATAACCAAATGATTTTGCATGTTTGAAGTCACGCAAAAAGGGCACTCACTCCGCCTCAAGCCGGTAGCCTATACCAGGTTCATTCACGATTCGCGGCCCGGCCTCACCCAGTTTCTTGCGCAGGTGGTTGATATGTACGCGCAGTCCCTCACTGGAATCAGTGAACTGCCCGGCCCACACCTGACGGGTGATCTGGCCCTGCGTGAGGATACGCCCGGCATGCTCAGCCAGTACCTTTAGCAGGGTGAATTCCGTGGGCGTCAGCTTCAACGGCACATCATTCAGCGTCACCTCATGGTGCAGCAGATCCAGCGTCAGCGGCCCGGCAATGATCTGCGGGCTCTGGCGGGTGAAACGGCGGCGCTGGATGACCTTCAGCCGTGCCAGCAGTTCCCCGGTGCCAAAGGGTTTAGTCACATAGTCATCCGCCCCGGCCTCCAGCGCTTCCACTTTCACCGCCTCCTGGTCGCGCACACTCAGGATCAGCACGGGTACATCGCTCCATTCGCGCAGCCTTTTCAGCACTTCCGTGCCGGCCATGCCCGGCAGGCCTAGATCCAGCAGTACCACGTCTGGACGTTGCAGCGCGGCCTCGTTCAGCCCCAGCGGACCGTCTGCCGCTTCGCAGACTTTGTAGTCGTGAGATTCCAGCACCATGCGCAGCAGGCGGCGCATCTGGGTTTCGTCATCAATGATCAGAGCGGTGCTCATGGCAGGGACAGGGTAGGACGGGATTGAACAGGCAGCCACAGGGTGAATTCAGCACCGCCTTCGGAAGGGTTCATCGCCTCAATGCCTCCCTTCATCGCCTGCATCAGCCCACGGGAGATCGTCAGGCCCAGCCCGGTGCCTCCGGCGGGCGATTGAGGCGCGCGGTAAAACTTTTCAAACACCTGCGCCTCGCCGCCCGCTGGCAGACCGGGGCCGTGATCACGAACGCTTAATTGCAGAACATCGTTTTCCACCATCGCACGCAGCTCGATTTCCGTCCCTGTCGGAGCATACAGCGTCGCATTGTGCAGCACATTGCCCAGGGCCAGCGCCAGCAGCCGGCTGTCCAGCTTCAGCAGGGGCAGATCAGCAGGCACCGTCACCTTCAGCACATGGCCAGCCAGTTCCCGTTGCAGCGGTGCCGTGGCCGCATGGATCACATCGTCTGCCTCGCACCAGTCCGGCTGCGGCCTCAGCGCTTCGGATTCGATGCGGCTCATCTCCAGGAAGTTTTCGATGATACGCTGCAACCGTCGTGAGGCTGTGTCTATCTCCTCAGCAAAAGGATTCCCCGGGCCCAGCCCATCCACCG
This portion of the Prosthecobacter sp. SYSU 5D2 genome encodes:
- a CDS encoding response regulator transcription factor, whose translation is MSTALIIDDETQMRRLLRMVLESHDYKVCEAADGPLGLNEAALQRPDVVLLDLGLPGMAGTEVLKRLREWSDVPVLILSVRDQEAVKVEALEAGADDYVTKPFGTGELLARLKVIQRRRFTRQSPQIIAGPLTLDLLHHEVTLNDVPLKLTPTEFTLLKVLAEHAGRILTQGQITRQVWAGQFTDSSEGLRVHINHLRKKLGEAGPRIVNEPGIGYRLEAE
- a CDS encoding DUF4118 domain-containing protein; this translates as MPEPAERRPVPAAVIGQYSWGVMLIFLLASACWLLLPYTGYLFSALVFLTAIVLMGVRWRRGPVLMMTLLSAAVWNFIFIPPIFTLHIDEPQDVAMFILFFAAALSMGHLTTRLHEREEALEMHHREKEQLLAEKHHAELMAESERLHRILLDSVSHELKTPIAIIRAAVDGLGPGNPFAEEIDTASRRLQRIIENFLEMSRIESEALRPQPDWCEADDVIHAATAPLQRELAGHVLKVTVPADLPLLKLDSRLLALALGNVLHNATLYAPTGTEIELRAMVENDVLQLSVRDHGPGLPAGGEAQVFEKFYRAPQSPAGGTGLGLTISRGLMQAMKGGIEAMNPSEGGAEFTLWLPVQSRPTLSLP